A part of Olleya sp. Bg11-27 genomic DNA contains:
- a CDS encoding T9SS type A sorting domain-containing protein: MKKVISLIFVFLFTLNTFAKTNKNCNSLFSENLPTEYTLTINVTNGSVLKLLENEIIDQETFEENTTIRLITRPAVGYKFSHWTGDITGNRLISDITMTGNKTVTAVYEVWEPATGIPVPEFGVFENYRMYDVVANRNPELTYNQNTEGGYYTHYIDNTDPNATNSNNNYGSLAVPRTSLPSASNIPPGSVIEYHGISYPRGYTVLALTGTVERPIFIRGASADQRVTFSGNSPFYMNSEYVIMENLEFEMSLTVRSYNTKQAHHVAVRNCNTKALSALSWEDGESSEDIVFYCNYNNSNAFDPADGIFSEADSMGIGINGNSNRIWIIDNIITRAGGDAVGNGHAANYTAKNYYVGRNIMYTCGENAIDIKEVDKVIVSENVMFDYNGWSSGSDGSAMVMHYGPTLSPKNVWILNNEIFECTSTGIQVGGDQVHDVYIIGNLIHDIHNDSNTAKGYISWSSQMVYMINNTFFNVDNGINSSISNPTATLFAVNNIVSNISPNGYHMSIGGSAHMSNSVFENNLFYQPDGVSNIEWGSNSYTLSQFMTNTSKGAGSIEAYPIFENSENIDFRLQSNSPAIDAGIEHSTYQLYETLYGLNIKNDANGVIKPNGDYFDIGAYEFDFSNDNSLSNSTFSNSDIYMYPNPVIDILVLENMSNVRDISIFNVTGQLIKSISNLNNTINLDVSQLITGVYFIKFNTANGVSTKTLIKK; this comes from the coding sequence ACCAATAAAAACTGTAATTCTCTATTTTCAGAAAATCTACCTACAGAATACACACTTACCATTAATGTAACTAATGGCTCTGTTTTAAAACTACTTGAAAATGAAATAATAGATCAAGAAACATTTGAAGAAAACACTACAATTAGACTTATTACCCGTCCTGCTGTTGGGTACAAATTTTCGCACTGGACTGGTGATATTACTGGAAACAGACTTATTTCGGATATCACTATGACAGGCAATAAAACAGTTACCGCTGTTTACGAAGTATGGGAACCTGCTACAGGAATACCGGTTCCGGAATTTGGAGTTTTTGAAAATTATCGTATGTATGATGTTGTCGCTAATCGTAATCCAGAACTGACCTATAATCAAAATACTGAAGGAGGCTATTATACGCACTATATAGATAATACAGATCCAAATGCAACTAACTCTAATAACAATTATGGGTCTTTAGCTGTTCCAAGAACATCATTACCAAGCGCTAGTAATATACCTCCAGGTTCTGTCATAGAATATCATGGTATATCATATCCGAGAGGTTATACAGTACTTGCACTAACAGGTACCGTGGAGAGACCAATATTTATCCGTGGAGCATCAGCTGATCAACGTGTCACTTTTTCTGGTAACAGTCCTTTTTACATGAATAGCGAATATGTTATTATGGAAAATTTAGAATTTGAAATGAGTCTAACTGTTCGTTCTTATAATACTAAACAGGCACATCACGTAGCTGTTAGAAACTGTAATACAAAAGCATTATCTGCACTTTCTTGGGAAGACGGTGAATCGTCTGAAGACATTGTGTTTTACTGCAACTATAACAACTCTAATGCTTTTGATCCTGCTGATGGAATTTTTTCTGAAGCCGATAGTATGGGAATAGGTATTAATGGTAATTCGAACAGAATATGGATTATTGATAACATAATAACAAGAGCCGGAGGTGATGCTGTAGGAAATGGGCATGCTGCCAATTATACAGCGAAAAATTATTATGTTGGAAGAAATATAATGTATACCTGCGGAGAGAATGCTATAGATATCAAAGAAGTGGATAAAGTCATTGTTTCCGAAAATGTTATGTTTGACTACAACGGTTGGTCTTCAGGTAGTGATGGTTCTGCGATGGTCATGCATTACGGTCCAACATTATCTCCTAAAAATGTATGGATTTTAAACAATGAGATATTTGAATGTACTTCCACAGGTATTCAGGTTGGTGGTGATCAAGTACATGATGTCTATATCATTGGGAATTTAATTCATGATATACATAACGATTCTAATACTGCAAAGGGTTATATATCTTGGTCAAGTCAAATGGTTTATATGATTAATAACACGTTTTTTAATGTCGATAATGGTATAAATTCTAGTATTAGTAATCCAACTGCAACACTATTTGCAGTTAATAATATTGTTTCAAATATAAGTCCTAATGGTTATCATATGTCCATTGGAGGATCAGCACACATGTCTAATTCTGTTTTTGAGAATAATCTTTTTTACCAACCTGATGGGGTTTCTAATATAGAATGGGGATCAAACTCATATACGCTTAGTCAATTTATGACAAATACAAGTAAAGGAGCTGGTAGTATTGAAGCTTACCCTATATTTGAAAATTCTGAAAATATTGATTTTAGATTACAATCAAATTCACCTGCAATAGATGCTGGTATAGAACATTCTACTTATCAATTATACGAAACGCTTTACGGATTAAACATAAAAAATGATGCTAATGGCGTCATTAAACCTAATGGTGATTATTTTGATATTGGTGCTTATGAATTCGATTTCTCTAATGATAATTCGCTATCTAATAGTACTTTTTCGAATTCTGATATTTACATGTATCCTAATCCTGTCATTGATATATTAGTATTAGAAAACATGTCCAATGTAAGGGACATTTCGATTTTTAATGTCACAGGTCAATTAATTAAAAGTATTTCAAATTTGAATAACACAATAAATTTAGATGTATCCCAGCTGATTACAGGCGTTTATTTTATTAAATTCAATACGGCAAATGGAGTAAGCACAAAAACTTTGATTAAAAAATAA
- a CDS encoding TIGR01777 family oxidoreductase → MRILITGATGLIGTEIVKQCHENNIAVNYLTTSQSKVSNSENYKGFYWNPSNNQIDKDCLDEVDAIIHLVGASISKRWTEAYKKTILLSRIQTSQLLFDTLKNTPNQVKQIVSASAIGIYPNSLTNYYTEDTTEVSSSFLGQVVEQWEQAVDAFSTLNIMVSKIRIGLVLSSKGGALPEMAKPIKFGMGAAFGSGKQWQSWIHVTDLANLFLHVLTNRLEGVYNGVAPNPETNSYLTKAIAKQLKRPLLLPNIPEFVMNLILGEMHILLFESQRVSCQKTEDSGFNFSHYNLHSALQTEY, encoded by the coding sequence ATGCGCATATTAATTACAGGAGCAACAGGATTAATTGGAACTGAAATTGTTAAGCAATGTCACGAAAATAATATTGCTGTTAATTATTTAACCACTAGTCAATCGAAAGTATCTAATTCCGAAAACTATAAAGGGTTTTATTGGAATCCATCAAATAACCAAATCGATAAAGACTGTTTAGATGAGGTGGATGCCATTATTCATTTAGTAGGAGCAAGTATTTCTAAACGTTGGACAGAAGCGTATAAAAAGACGATCTTGTTAAGTCGTATCCAAACGTCTCAATTACTATTTGACACGCTTAAAAACACTCCTAATCAAGTTAAGCAGATCGTTTCCGCTAGTGCAATAGGTATTTACCCTAATTCCTTAACTAATTATTATACAGAAGACACAACGGAGGTGAGTTCCTCTTTTTTAGGCCAAGTGGTAGAACAGTGGGAGCAAGCGGTAGATGCTTTTTCTACATTAAACATAATGGTTTCTAAAATAAGAATTGGTTTAGTCTTATCCTCAAAAGGAGGTGCCTTACCAGAAATGGCCAAACCAATTAAATTTGGTATGGGGGCGGCATTTGGTTCTGGAAAGCAATGGCAATCTTGGATACATGTTACTGATTTGGCTAATTTGTTTTTACATGTTTTAACTAATCGATTAGAAGGTGTTTATAATGGTGTAGCTCCAAATCCAGAAACCAATAGCTATTTAACTAAGGCGATAGCAAAGCAATTAAAGCGTCCATTACTTTTACCTAATATTCCTGAATTTGTAATGAATTTAATTTTAGGAGAAATGCATATTCTATTGTTTGAAAGTCAAAGGGTCAGTTGCCAAAAAACAGAAGATTCCGGATTTAATTTTAGTCATTATAATTTACATAGTGCTTTGCAAACCGAGTATTAA
- the mnmD gene encoding tRNA (5-methylaminomethyl-2-thiouridine)(34)-methyltransferase MnmD, producing MEPQIELTKDGSSTLLHTKYNALYHSTYGAIEESNFVYINAGLFSVLSSETEQDVEQSCSILEVGFGSGLNAFNTFLKTEALPVNINYVGIETFPVGLDIVEKLNYPELFSKTDKQTVFKTMHEVSWETKHHLSSQFTFEKRNHDIFNLKISNQFDVIYYDAFGPGAQPELWTAPIFEIMFEALKKNGVLITYCAQGAARRAMISVGFKVERLPGPPNKRHILRAVKV from the coding sequence GTGGAACCACAAATTGAATTAACAAAAGACGGCTCTTCTACCTTATTGCATACTAAGTATAATGCTTTATACCATTCTACTTACGGCGCAATAGAAGAGTCTAATTTTGTCTACATAAATGCAGGATTGTTTTCTGTTTTGTCTTCGGAAACGGAACAAGATGTAGAACAATCCTGTTCTATTTTAGAAGTTGGTTTTGGCTCAGGTCTTAATGCTTTTAATACGTTTTTAAAAACAGAAGCATTGCCTGTTAATATAAATTATGTTGGTATTGAAACCTTTCCAGTGGGACTAGATATTGTGGAAAAACTAAACTATCCTGAATTGTTTTCGAAAACGGATAAGCAGACCGTTTTTAAAACCATGCACGAGGTGTCTTGGGAGACAAAACATCACCTTTCAAGTCAGTTTACTTTCGAGAAACGAAATCATGATATTTTTAATCTAAAAATAAGCAATCAATTTGATGTCATTTATTACGACGCTTTTGGTCCGGGGGCTCAGCCAGAATTATGGACAGCGCCTATTTTTGAAATCATGTTTGAAGCGCTTAAAAAAAATGGTGTATTAATTACTTATTGCGCTCAAGGCGCAGCAAGACGTGCTATGATAAGTGTCGGTTTTAAGGTCGAAAGACTACCAGGGCCACCAAATAAGCGTCATATTTTAAGAGCAGTAAAGGTTTAG
- a CDS encoding DUF4920 domain-containing protein produces the protein MKNYLILFALLLTIVGCKNDVKKDEAVKAAEERAKAISYKPFGKEIIANDAMASKSMIAKYRTLKSGDSIPAKVTLKVKEVCQAKGCWMTADLGDGNEVMVKFKDYGFFMPKDIAGELVIVNGMAYVKEVPVEEQRHYAEDKGASKEEIEAITEPKRTYSFEADGVLLVDIK, from the coding sequence GACAATAGTGGGATGTAAAAACGACGTTAAAAAAGACGAAGCGGTTAAAGCAGCGGAAGAAAGAGCAAAAGCGATTAGTTATAAACCTTTTGGAAAAGAGATTATAGCTAACGATGCTATGGCTTCTAAATCGATGATTGCTAAATATAGAACTTTAAAATCAGGAGATAGTATACCTGCAAAAGTAACTTTAAAAGTAAAAGAAGTGTGTCAAGCTAAAGGTTGTTGGATGACGGCAGATTTAGGAGATGGTAATGAAGTTATGGTCAAATTTAAAGATTATGGTTTTTTTATGCCTAAAGATATTGCGGGTGAGTTAGTGATTGTAAATGGTATGGCTTATGTTAAAGAAGTACCGGTAGAGGAGCAACGTCACTATGCAGAAGATAAAGGCGCGTCTAAAGAAGAGATAGAAGCTATTACAGAACCAAAACGTACGTATTCTTTTGAAGCAGATGGTGTGTTATTAGTAGATATAAAATAG